The following proteins are encoded in a genomic region of Phragmites australis chromosome 9, lpPhrAust1.1, whole genome shotgun sequence:
- the LOC133928656 gene encoding protein LURP-one-related 8-like has translation MTKVHPNVASAATAKAAAAAVAVAPAVREEKGEAVSLTVWRQSLLFNGKGFTVFDCKGNLVYRVESYTGGSPREIVLMDADGHGLLIIRRKKLSFADEWLIYDGDAAAAQSTAAPTKRFTARRHVSLRPTRSLAHLAPARAQARGDTGAAPSCRYDVEGSYAGRSLDVFASSGSNGVQRRRVAAVCQKEAAVGPDVFSLVVEPGFDPALAMAVVILLDQMHAS, from the exons ATGACCAAGGTGCACCCCAACGTTGCTTCTGCCGCCACTGCCAAggcggcagcagcggcagtAGCGGTTGCTCCGgcagtaagggaggagaagggggaggcCGTGTCGCTGACAGTGTGGCGGCAGTCGCTGCTGTTCAACGGGAAGGGGTTCACTGTATTCGACTGCAAGGGTAACCTGGTTTACCGCGTCGAGTCCTACACCGGCGGCTCGCCCCGAGAGATCGTCCTCATGGACGCCGACGGCCATGGCCTCCTCATCATCCGCCGCAAG AAGCTGAGCTTCGCGGACGAGTGGCTGATCTACGAcggcgacgcggcggcggcccAGTCGACCGCGGCCCCGACGAAGCGGTTCACGGCACGGCGGCACGTGAGCCTGCGCCCGACCAGGTCGCTGGCGCACCTTGCCCCGGCCCGCGCGCAGGCCCGCGGGGACACCGGCGCCGCGCCGAGCTGCCGGTACGACGTGGAGGGCTCATACGCCGGGCGCAGCCTCGACGTTTTTGCCTCATCCGGTTCCAACGGCGTGCAGCGGCGCCGCGTGGCGGCGGTGTGCCAGAAGGAGGCCGCCGTCGGGCCGGACGTGTTCAGCCTGGTGGTGGAGCCAGGCTTCGACCCCGCGCTCGCCATGGCCGTCGTCATCCTCCTGGACCAGATGCACGCATCTTAA